In a genomic window of Flavobacterium sp. KACC 22761:
- a CDS encoding AsmA-like C-terminal region-containing protein, giving the protein MKTSYKNISLKILKWTGISIAGILLLLFLIPLLFPGKVASEVKKIANERLDTKLDFSKSKLSFFTHFPSLTVSLDDLSMTGSAPFRNDTLLKADQVAFGINLKRLIFDNEVKINKLYVSDALINVMVNEKGQANYNIYVAPEDRNKEKNDPNAPEEGTAIRLERIDLENCRVKYNDRSAKVLVDAKGFNYIGKGNLSEEIFDLSTNAQIDNLDFFYDRTGYLRRKNVSADLITRINTHSLSFILQKNELHINKLPLKFTGLFTILKDGYKINIKAASENTTVKDLLSVMPPEYLTWLEKTEISGRSDLLFTFKGNYNVAKKQKPNLAFNLKINNGAVNYKNAPVPLTDFQMDLNAILPDLDMEKLLVNLRTFKFKVGEKDYFNAYLHSKGFNEMTIDASVKGALDLAVVDAALGLNSLELKGILKTNIQAKGIFSTSKKLFPKTIGGIALHNGWLKTDSYPNPITNITFVANVLNKAGTYKDLIVAVAPASFVFEGNPMYINATLSDFSDLAYNAKIKGELNVGRIYQVFSQKGVDITGYAKADLSLKGKQSYATTGQYDKLDNRGTILLKNIKATSELFPKAFFIKQGNFRFQNEKMWFEKFNASYGKSDFDINGYLLNTINYFLESHGTLSGNFNMKSKLINVDEFMALKKGENKDRNIAVEYAKEDHPKMSGVVIVPKNLNVSLTANADKVEYNGLILNKLSGKVGIKKEGFYLEKATFNIIDCILGIDATYKDESPTSAHFDAHFTAKDFSVQRAYKEIPMFHDMATVAEKAQGIISVDYKVKGDVDGNMSPIYESLEGGGTIDLRDVQVKGLKLFDGISSKTGQKGLDNPDMKGIEINSTIDNNLIRVEPFTFSVASFRPTIKGTTSFDGLLDLRMRLGLPPFGIIGFPIVITGTHEAPKIKIFSKTGQQIDEAIYDEKHNKVIREEKVSKPKKSNSNENKNSK; this is encoded by the coding sequence ATGAAAACTTCGTATAAAAATATAAGCCTTAAAATTTTAAAATGGACCGGAATATCAATCGCAGGAATCTTATTATTACTTTTTCTGATTCCACTTTTATTCCCTGGGAAAGTTGCGTCTGAAGTTAAAAAAATTGCCAATGAACGTTTGGATACCAAATTGGATTTTTCGAAATCCAAACTTTCATTTTTTACCCATTTTCCTTCGCTGACGGTTTCGCTTGACGACTTATCAATGACGGGTTCAGCTCCTTTTCGAAACGATACTTTGCTAAAAGCAGATCAGGTTGCATTTGGGATAAATTTGAAAAGACTAATTTTTGACAACGAAGTTAAAATCAATAAATTATACGTTTCTGATGCTTTGATAAATGTGATGGTAAACGAAAAAGGACAAGCTAATTACAATATTTATGTTGCGCCAGAAGATCGAAATAAAGAAAAAAATGATCCAAACGCACCCGAAGAAGGAACGGCAATTCGGCTAGAACGAATTGATCTTGAAAATTGCCGTGTCAAATACAATGATCGCTCAGCAAAAGTTTTAGTTGATGCGAAAGGTTTCAATTATATTGGAAAAGGAAATTTGAGCGAAGAAATTTTTGATTTGAGTACCAATGCACAAATTGACAATCTTGATTTTTTCTACGATCGGACGGGATATTTAAGACGCAAAAATGTAAGCGCCGATTTAATAACCCGGATCAATACACACTCGCTGTCTTTTATTCTCCAAAAAAATGAGCTTCATATCAATAAACTGCCCTTAAAATTTACAGGGCTTTTTACGATTTTAAAAGATGGATACAAAATCAATATCAAAGCCGCTTCAGAAAATACAACTGTAAAAGATTTGCTTTCTGTAATGCCTCCAGAATATTTGACTTGGCTAGAAAAAACCGAAATTTCAGGCCGAAGTGATTTGCTTTTTACTTTTAAAGGAAATTATAATGTCGCCAAAAAACAAAAACCGAATCTAGCCTTCAATTTAAAAATCAATAATGGCGCGGTAAATTATAAAAATGCTCCCGTCCCGCTGACCGATTTTCAAATGGATTTAAATGCAATTCTGCCCGATTTGGATATGGAAAAATTGCTCGTAAATCTTCGCACTTTTAAATTCAAGGTTGGCGAAAAAGATTATTTCAACGCGTATTTGCACAGCAAAGGTTTTAATGAAATGACCATTGATGCCAGCGTAAAAGGCGCTCTGGATCTTGCCGTTGTCGATGCTGCTTTGGGATTGAATTCTCTAGAATTAAAAGGGATTTTAAAAACTAACATTCAGGCGAAAGGAATTTTCAGCACTTCAAAAAAACTGTTCCCAAAAACTATTGGCGGAATTGCATTGCATAACGGTTGGCTCAAAACCGACTCCTATCCTAACCCAATTACTAACATTACTTTTGTCGCCAACGTGCTCAATAAAGCCGGAACTTATAAAGATTTAATTGTGGCTGTTGCGCCCGCTTCATTTGTTTTCGAAGGAAATCCTATGTATATAAATGCAACACTTTCTGATTTTAGTGATTTGGCTTATAATGCAAAAATCAAAGGCGAACTTAATGTTGGTCGTATTTATCAGGTTTTCTCTCAAAAAGGAGTCGACATAACAGGTTACGCAAAAGCTGATCTTTCGCTTAAAGGAAAACAAAGTTATGCCACAACTGGACAATATGACAAACTGGATAACCGAGGAACCATTCTGCTGAAAAACATTAAAGCAACTTCAGAGCTTTTTCCAAAAGCATTCTTTATCAAACAAGGAAATTTCCGTTTTCAGAACGAAAAAATGTGGTTTGAAAAATTCAATGCTTCTTATGGAAAATCGGATTTTGACATTAACGGATATCTTTTAAATACCATTAATTATTTCCTGGAATCGCACGGAACTTTAAGCGGAAACTTCAACATGAAATCGAAACTGATTAATGTAGATGAATTTATGGCGCTCAAAAAAGGTGAAAATAAAGATCGAAATATTGCCGTTGAATATGCCAAAGAAGATCACCCAAAAATGAGCGGTGTTGTTATTGTTCCAAAAAACTTAAATGTGTCCTTAACCGCAAATGCAGATAAAGTTGAATACAACGGATTAATCTTAAACAAACTTTCAGGAAAAGTTGGAATTAAAAAAGAAGGTTTTTATTTGGAAAAAGCCACTTTCAATATTATTGATTGCATTCTTGGAATTGATGCAACATATAAAGATGAATCGCCGACTTCTGCTCATTTTGATGCTCATTTTACAGCCAAAGATTTTAGCGTTCAAAGAGCTTACAAAGAAATTCCGATGTTTCATGATATGGCAACAGTAGCCGAAAAAGCACAGGGAATTATTTCTGTTGATTATAAAGTCAAAGGTGATGTCGATGGAAACATGAGTCCGATTTATGAATCACTCGAAGGAGGTGGCACAATCGATTTGCGTGATGTTCAAGTCAAAGGCCTAAAACTATTTGACGGAATCAGCTCTAAAACGGGGCAAAAAGGCCTTGACAATCCCGATATGAAAGGAATCGAAATCAATTCTACAATTGACAATAATTTAATTCGCGTTGAGCCTTTTACCTTCTCGGTTGCCAGTTTCAGACCCACAATTAAAGGCACAACCAGCTTTGATGGATTATTGGATTTAAGAATGCGTCTCGGCCTTCCGCCTTTTGGAATCATTGGATTTCCGATTGTCATCACCGGAACTCACGAAGCTCCTAAAATAAAAATCTTCAGCAAAACAGGACAACAAATCGACGAAGCCATTTATGATGAAAAACACAACAAAGTAATTCGGGAAGAAAAAGTCAGCAAACCCAAAAAATCAAATTCAAATGAAAACAAAAACTCAAAATAA
- a CDS encoding low affinity iron permease family protein, which translates to MKTKTQNKNSAFEKFSSTVSKATGSTPAFIIAFLIVAVWAVSGPFFDYSETWQLVINTGTTIITFLMVFLIQKAQNKDSLAIQLKLNELVASSEFSSNSLVDIESMTEEEMEIVQKYYRRLSELAKKDETIRTSHSIAEAHEQHARKDKSRTQNRTKNSIETRPKNKAVKKPNSTTTSKTAKK; encoded by the coding sequence ATGAAAACAAAAACTCAAAATAAAAACAGCGCTTTCGAAAAATTTTCAAGCACTGTTTCTAAAGCGACCGGAAGTACCCCGGCATTTATTATTGCTTTCTTAATTGTTGCAGTCTGGGCGGTTTCTGGGCCGTTTTTCGATTATTCTGAAACTTGGCAGTTGGTTATCAATACAGGAACAACAATCATTACGTTTTTGATGGTTTTCTTGATTCAGAAAGCACAAAATAAAGATTCATTGGCAATTCAGCTAAAATTAAATGAATTAGTCGCGTCAAGCGAATTTTCTAGCAATAGCCTGGTTGATATTGAAAGTATGACCGAAGAAGAAATGGAAATCGTTCAAAAATATTATCGCAGACTGAGCGAACTTGCCAAAAAAGATGAAACCATTCGAACATCGCATTCTATTGCAGAAGCACATGAGCAGCATGCAAGAAAAGACAAAAGTAGAACACAAAACAGGACGAAGAATAGCATTGAGACTAGACCCAAAAATAAAGCAGTCAAAAAACCAAATTCAACCACTACCTCAAAAACCGCGAAAAAATGA
- a CDS encoding MBL fold metallo-hydrolase, protein MKIKFIGGSGTVTGSKTLIESGGIRILIDCGLFQGLKTLRELNWQPLPILPSTIDYVLLTHGHLDHCGWLPRLVAQGFKGKIYCTNPTKSVTELVLLDSAKIQEEEAYSANKKHYSKHEKAEPLYTVEQAKEVFPLFKIVQQNAPIILDNDIEAVFSTSGHIIGASSITLNIEDKTLVFSGDIGRDNDVLMFPPTKPVLGDYLFLESTYGNRLHPDLDVKKELENYINTTIQQNGTVIIPGFAVERAQSIMYLLWQLKTERRIPNVPYILDTPMGANVLNVFLENKQWHKLSLTDCYEMFKMFRIISEFEDTLGIIEDPQPKVIIAASGMVTGGRVLSYFENYIGLTTTTVIIVGYQAEGTRGRKLIEGAQEIKIYGNYYDVKAKIVQIEGLSAHGDQQDLLNWLSILKNAPKCIYLVHGENQAADELRFKIQERYGYTCRVSLMGTEIEI, encoded by the coding sequence ATGAAAATAAAATTTATAGGTGGATCCGGAACCGTTACTGGCTCGAAAACACTAATAGAAAGCGGTGGTATAAGAATACTAATTGATTGCGGATTGTTTCAAGGTCTTAAAACATTGCGAGAACTCAATTGGCAACCTTTACCAATTTTACCATCCACTATCGATTATGTTCTACTAACTCATGGTCATCTAGATCATTGTGGTTGGTTGCCAAGGTTAGTTGCACAGGGTTTTAAGGGTAAAATATATTGTACCAATCCAACTAAATCAGTAACAGAGCTTGTACTTTTGGATAGTGCTAAAATTCAGGAAGAAGAAGCCTATTCTGCCAACAAGAAACACTATTCTAAACATGAAAAAGCGGAGCCGTTATATACCGTGGAGCAGGCGAAAGAAGTTTTTCCTTTGTTTAAGATTGTACAACAAAATGCTCCCATAATTCTAGATAATGATATCGAAGCTGTTTTTTCAACCTCGGGACATATTATAGGTGCCAGTAGCATTACATTAAACATCGAGGACAAAACTTTGGTATTCTCTGGAGACATAGGACGTGATAATGATGTATTGATGTTTCCTCCAACAAAACCAGTACTGGGCGATTATCTTTTTTTAGAAAGTACTTATGGAAATCGCCTGCATCCTGATCTCGATGTAAAAAAAGAGCTGGAAAACTATATTAATACAACCATACAGCAAAATGGAACTGTTATTATTCCAGGATTTGCTGTTGAAAGGGCACAATCCATAATGTATCTTTTATGGCAACTTAAAACCGAAAGAAGAATACCAAATGTGCCCTATATTCTCGACACACCAATGGGTGCTAATGTATTGAACGTTTTTCTAGAAAATAAACAATGGCACAAACTCTCGCTCACTGATTGTTATGAAATGTTCAAAATGTTCCGAATAATTTCTGAATTTGAAGATACTTTGGGCATTATAGAAGATCCGCAACCTAAAGTAATTATCGCTGCTAGCGGAATGGTTACAGGAGGAAGAGTGTTATCTTATTTTGAAAATTATATAGGGCTTACAACAACAACCGTCATAATTGTAGGATATCAGGCTGAGGGTACACGTGGAAGAAAACTTATAGAGGGAGCTCAAGAAATCAAAATATACGGAAACTATTATGATGTAAAAGCAAAAATTGTTCAAATAGAAGGACTCTCTGCCCATGGTGACCAGCAAGATTTGTTAAATTGGCTTTCTATTTTAAAAAATGCTCCAAAATGTATTTATTTAGTTCATGGTGAAAATCAGGCCGCCGACGAACTAAGATTTAAAATCCAGGAACGATATGGCTATACATGTAGAGTTTCACTGATGGGAACTGAAATAGAAATCTAA
- a CDS encoding ATP cone domain-containing protein, whose amino-acid sequence MKVIKHSGRIVPFDIEKLKNSLQKSGASPNLIEKCLNQIQDQIYDGITTKQIYKLAFAILKKAASGDAARYNLRSALQMLGPDGFFFEKFISLLYAEEGYKTKTNLILQGKCVSHEVDIVLKKENRISMIECKFHNSREKSSDVKVPMYILSRFNDLQTKQHTLFSNNETINSCIIVTNNRFTKDAETFANCSKIELLSWDYPKNNNIKNKIDEAALYPITCLTTLSMFEKEQLLILNIILTKDLITNSESLYKIGLKEKRIKNVLKEASQICKLI is encoded by the coding sequence ATGAAAGTAATCAAGCATTCAGGTCGCATTGTGCCTTTTGATATTGAAAAACTAAAAAATTCACTTCAAAAATCAGGCGCTTCACCCAATCTTATTGAAAAATGCCTAAACCAAATACAAGACCAAATCTATGATGGGATTACAACCAAACAGATTTATAAATTGGCCTTTGCTATTTTAAAAAAAGCTGCGAGCGGAGATGCAGCGCGTTACAACCTCCGATCTGCTTTACAAATGTTGGGTCCAGACGGTTTTTTCTTTGAAAAATTTATTTCGCTTTTATATGCAGAGGAAGGTTATAAAACTAAAACAAATTTAATCCTACAAGGAAAATGTGTCTCACATGAAGTAGACATAGTGCTCAAAAAAGAGAACCGAATCTCGATGATTGAATGTAAATTTCACAATAGTCGAGAAAAGTCATCAGATGTAAAAGTTCCAATGTACATTCTTTCTCGTTTTAATGATCTTCAAACCAAACAGCACACTCTTTTTTCAAACAACGAAACCATAAATTCGTGTATTATTGTTACTAATAATCGTTTTACTAAAGATGCTGAAACTTTTGCCAATTGCAGTAAAATAGAGCTTTTAAGCTGGGATTATCCCAAAAACAACAACATCAAAAATAAAATTGATGAAGCGGCGCTCTACCCTATCACCTGCCTTACAACGTTATCAATGTTCGAAAAGGAGCAATTACTTATCCTAAATATAATACTTACAAAGGATCTAATTACTAACTCAGAAAGTCTTTATAAAATAGGTCTTAAGGAAAAACGAATTAAAAATGTACTAAAGGAAGCCTCTCAAATTTGTAAACTTATTTAA
- a CDS encoding cation-translocating P-type ATPase, with product MEKDGKELKGLNSDEVILSRKKFGINTYSLKTENRILAFIKSIFAEPMVLLLLVASAIYFINRQYSDAIFLAVSILLIIAISLYQEKRSRNALLKLQEFTKPLCKVIREGIEKSIKTQDIVVGDLVIIEEGALVPADGILVRSNDFSINESVLTGESMPVFKNENLEDNTVFSGTTVATGVAIFEATKIGNQTQLGKIGHSLESIAEEKTPLEIQIADFIKKMVFAGGLVFILIWILNYYKVGVFLESLLISLTLAMSILPEEIPVAFTTFMALGARRLMNMGIVVKQMKTVETLGSATVICTDKTGTITQNKMELAGLYLPSGLEVGVNTFTELKESEELITTAMWASEPIAFDPMEIAIHSIYKQKSSQDLRTFFKMIHEYPLSGKPPMMTHVFEDKVGNRIIAAKGAPEAIFEVCNLLGEEREKAIEGMNKLARNGYRILGVALGNWEGTDYPKMQQEIPFVFKGLVAFYDPPKDNITQVLQSFYKAGIAVKIITGDNAITTNAIAREIGFEGFDKAITGEELMQMSDSELQDKVMDVNIFSRMFPDAKLRIVNALKASGQIVAMTGDGVNDGPSLKAAHIGIAMGKKGTVIAKDAASLILAEDDLSKMVDAVAMGRKIYTNFKKAVQYIISIHIPIILIVFLPLVLGWIYPNIFSPLHVILLELIMGPTCSIIYENEPAEAYIMKRGPRTLTSTFFNVKELTISIFQGIAITLGLLFVYQYSVHNQWNEDLTRTMVFLTLITANVVLTLVNRSFYYSLSTTLQYKNNLIPIIISITVLVVAMLLTIPFMRSLFNFERITLFHFILCILIGSVSVLWFEVVKYFRRQKS from the coding sequence ATGGAAAAAGATGGAAAAGAATTAAAAGGTCTAAATAGTGATGAAGTAATTTTGTCGAGGAAAAAATTTGGCATCAATACTTATAGTCTTAAAACAGAGAACAGGATATTAGCCTTCATCAAAAGTATTTTTGCTGAACCAATGGTTCTTTTGTTATTAGTAGCTTCTGCAATTTACTTTATTAACAGACAATATAGCGATGCCATATTTCTTGCAGTCTCGATCTTATTGATTATTGCAATATCACTTTATCAGGAAAAAAGAAGCCGTAATGCTTTGTTAAAACTGCAGGAGTTTACTAAACCTTTATGCAAAGTTATTCGTGAAGGAATAGAGAAAAGCATTAAAACGCAGGATATTGTTGTGGGAGATTTGGTTATTATTGAAGAAGGCGCTTTGGTTCCGGCTGATGGCATTCTTGTTCGCTCAAATGATTTTTCGATAAATGAATCTGTACTTACCGGCGAGTCTATGCCCGTTTTTAAAAACGAGAATCTCGAGGATAATACCGTTTTTTCAGGAACGACTGTTGCTACTGGAGTGGCTATTTTTGAGGCAACTAAAATTGGAAATCAAACACAATTAGGCAAAATTGGCCACAGTTTAGAGTCTATTGCAGAAGAAAAAACACCATTGGAAATTCAAATAGCCGATTTTATAAAAAAAATGGTTTTTGCAGGCGGATTGGTATTCATTTTAATTTGGATACTTAATTATTATAAAGTAGGTGTTTTTTTAGAAAGCCTTTTGATATCCCTTACGTTGGCTATGAGTATTTTACCCGAAGAAATCCCTGTTGCTTTTACAACATTTATGGCTCTAGGAGCGCGAAGGCTTATGAACATGGGTATCGTAGTGAAACAAATGAAAACCGTTGAAACGCTGGGAAGCGCTACAGTTATTTGCACAGATAAGACAGGAACCATTACGCAGAATAAAATGGAATTGGCAGGCCTTTACTTGCCTTCTGGGTTAGAAGTTGGAGTAAATACGTTTACCGAATTAAAAGAATCGGAAGAACTTATAACCACTGCAATGTGGGCAAGCGAACCAATAGCTTTTGACCCAATGGAAATTGCTATTCATAGCATTTATAAACAAAAATCTTCTCAAGATCTTAGGACTTTTTTTAAAATGATTCATGAATATCCCTTATCTGGCAAGCCTCCTATGATGACTCATGTTTTTGAAGATAAGGTTGGCAATCGGATTATTGCGGCAAAGGGAGCTCCCGAAGCTATTTTTGAAGTTTGTAATCTTTTAGGAGAAGAAAGAGAAAAAGCAATAGAAGGGATGAATAAGCTTGCACGCAATGGTTATAGGATATTAGGAGTTGCACTTGGAAATTGGGAAGGCACCGATTACCCTAAAATGCAGCAGGAAATTCCTTTTGTTTTTAAAGGTTTGGTCGCATTTTATGATCCGCCTAAGGATAATATTACGCAGGTATTGCAGTCTTTTTACAAAGCGGGAATAGCCGTTAAAATTATTACCGGCGACAATGCCATTACTACAAATGCAATAGCAAGAGAAATTGGTTTTGAAGGTTTTGATAAAGCTATCACAGGAGAAGAACTCATGCAGATGAGCGATTCAGAATTGCAGGACAAGGTCATGGATGTTAATATTTTTAGCCGAATGTTTCCTGATGCCAAACTTAGGATAGTAAATGCCTTGAAAGCTTCTGGACAAATTGTCGCCATGACTGGAGATGGTGTAAATGATGGACCTTCGCTCAAGGCAGCTCATATCGGTATTGCTATGGGAAAAAAAGGTACGGTAATTGCTAAAGATGCCGCATCGCTTATTTTGGCGGAAGATGATCTTTCAAAAATGGTCGATGCTGTAGCGATGGGCAGGAAAATTTATACTAATTTTAAAAAGGCTGTTCAGTATATTATATCCATACATATCCCAATAATCCTGATTGTTTTTCTTCCACTTGTTTTAGGATGGATTTATCCTAATATATTCAGTCCTCTTCATGTTATTTTGCTAGAGCTTATTATGGGACCAACCTGCTCAATAATATATGAGAACGAACCTGCAGAAGCATATATAATGAAAAGAGGGCCAAGAACCTTAACTTCGACATTTTTTAATGTAAAAGAACTTACAATAAGTATTTTTCAGGGAATTGCCATAACATTGGGATTGCTGTTTGTTTATCAGTATTCGGTACATAATCAATGGAATGAGGATTTAACCCGTACGATGGTTTTTCTCACTTTGATTACGGCTAACGTCGTCTTGACACTCGTAAACCGATCTTTTTATTATTCCTTATCAACAACATTACAATATAAAAATAATCTGATTCCAATTATAATTAGTATTACAGTACTTGTGGTGGCAATGTTATTGACAATCCCTTTTATGCGATCTCTTTTTAATTTTGAACGCATCACGCTTTTTCATTTTATTTTATGCATTTTGATAGGTTCAGTTTCAGTGTTGTGGTTTGAAGTAGTAAAATATTTTAGAAGACAAAAATCTTAG
- a CDS encoding FAD-dependent oxidoreductase, with amino-acid sequence MKLRSTETFWPLKNELKASYPSLDRDLETPILIIGGGITGALIAYKLINDGRKVVLVDRRDICNGSTAASTALLQYEIDVSLHELMKLRGADCAINSYKNGKKAIFDLRTIIDTIESDCGFEFKKSIYFCTLKKDISYLKNEFKVRKQHGFDVNWLGKAELETMGLKAIAGIESKTAAVVDPYRLAQDLLIYCKNKGIEIFDRTNIQSIKNQGTKFIAQTESGNLITANHVIHCSGYESTETLKEKVVDLKSTYVIASESLPDLPAVFKNYILWDTSNPYLYFRGTSDNRLIVGGGDEEFIDAKKRDKLMPKKEQYLLRSFKRKFPNINFKLDYSWAGTFGETKDGLPYFGKPDPKKNEHYVLGFGGNGITFSIIGMNSILDSINNKANMDLEYYRFGR; translated from the coding sequence ATGAAACTACGCTCAACCGAAACTTTCTGGCCATTAAAAAACGAACTAAAAGCAAGTTATCCGTCATTAGATCGTGATCTCGAAACACCAATTTTAATTATTGGCGGAGGCATTACAGGTGCATTGATTGCCTACAAATTAATTAATGACGGAAGGAAAGTTGTTCTAGTTGACCGGCGTGATATTTGCAACGGAAGCACCGCTGCAAGTACGGCTTTACTTCAATACGAAATTGATGTTTCTTTGCATGAACTTATGAAACTCCGCGGAGCAGATTGTGCGATAAACAGTTACAAAAACGGGAAAAAAGCCATTTTTGATCTTCGCACTATTATCGATACAATAGAAAGCGACTGCGGATTCGAATTCAAAAAAAGCATTTATTTCTGCACGTTGAAAAAGGATATTTCCTATTTAAAAAATGAATTCAAAGTCAGAAAACAACACGGATTTGATGTCAACTGGCTCGGAAAAGCTGAATTAGAAACGATGGGATTAAAAGCAATTGCAGGAATAGAATCTAAAACTGCTGCTGTTGTTGATCCCTATCGTTTGGCGCAAGATTTACTTATTTATTGCAAAAATAAAGGAATTGAGATTTTTGATCGTACCAACATTCAATCCATAAAAAATCAGGGAACTAAATTTATTGCCCAAACTGAAAGTGGCAATCTTATTACGGCGAATCATGTGATCCATTGTTCTGGCTATGAAAGCACAGAAACCTTAAAAGAAAAAGTAGTTGATTTAAAAAGCACTTATGTGATTGCTTCTGAAAGTCTGCCTGATTTGCCTGCAGTTTTCAAAAACTATATTTTATGGGACACTTCAAATCCGTACTTATATTTTAGAGGAACTTCAGACAACCGATTAATTGTTGGTGGTGGCGATGAAGAATTTATTGATGCTAAAAAACGTGATAAATTAATGCCCAAAAAAGAACAATATTTACTGCGTTCTTTCAAACGAAAATTTCCAAATATCAATTTCAAATTAGATTATTCTTGGGCGGGAACCTTTGGTGAAACCAAAGATGGCCTTCCCTATTTTGGAAAACCAGATCCAAAAAAAAATGAACATTACGTCTTAGGTTTTGGTGGCAACGGAATTACTTTCAGCATCATCGGGATGAATTCGATTTTGGATTCAATCAATAACAAAGCCAATATGGATTTAGAGTATTACCGTTTCGGACGATAA
- a CDS encoding universal stress protein, which translates to MKKILVTTDLSDNSKVAVRFAIQLATQAEYELTFLNVSTALVIDPYSEASFTDVPASNHAKQVQQLIKFIETLYRQTKKKSRNINFIVENKIDINEAILSCAKRIKADYICMSTRGEGLMNKLLGSSTSKVLQDSPIPVFVVPKYYRMKFLSSVLYPSDLENINTELPLIKKFANEFGANLKIYHYDYFAQEKEIIEKWNKIANKYKYDNIEFHLKELNPTKPLLIHLQTAILKMKPSIITMFVKKKKNWFEKLFQIATTSEKGFDTKTPMLVFRKL; encoded by the coding sequence ATGAAAAAGATACTTGTAACAACAGACTTATCAGACAACTCCAAAGTCGCTGTACGCTTTGCTATACAGCTTGCTACACAGGCAGAATATGAACTCACATTTTTAAATGTAAGCACAGCACTTGTTATTGATCCATATTCGGAGGCGAGTTTTACAGATGTTCCAGCATCTAATCATGCCAAGCAAGTACAGCAACTCATAAAATTTATAGAAACTTTGTATAGACAAACCAAAAAAAAGTCTCGCAATATTAATTTTATAGTAGAAAACAAAATAGATATAAATGAAGCTATATTAAGTTGTGCGAAAAGAATCAAGGCCGATTATATTTGTATGAGCACAAGAGGGGAAGGTTTAATGAATAAACTGTTAGGCAGTAGCACTTCAAAAGTTTTGCAAGATTCTCCTATTCCGGTTTTTGTTGTACCAAAATATTACAGAATGAAGTTTTTATCTTCTGTTTTATATCCTTCAGACTTAGAAAACATAAACACCGAGCTTCCCTTAATCAAAAAGTTCGCCAACGAATTTGGTGCTAACCTCAAAATATACCATTACGATTATTTTGCTCAGGAAAAGGAAATCATTGAAAAATGGAACAAAATAGCCAACAAATATAAATACGACAACATCGAATTCCATTTAAAGGAACTAAATCCTACAAAACCTTTATTGATTCACTTGCAAACAGCCATTTTAAAAATGAAGCCGTCTATAATAACAATGTTTGTCAAAAAAAAGAAAAATTGGTTTGAAAAACTGTTTCAGATTGCCACAACTTCAGAAAAAGGTTTTGACACTAAAACACCCATGCTTGTATTTAGAAAACTGTAA